A window of Oncorhynchus kisutch isolate 150728-3 linkage group LG10, Okis_V2, whole genome shotgun sequence contains these coding sequences:
- the LOC116375801 gene encoding ankyrin repeat domain-containing protein 24-like, with protein MVSKEDHESQRLSLKAKINAFTAQFNNLTRKHKKTCTEVFQVQREALFNKSECQVAEAQLATAQQQLADLQAQSSHVQELHKDIQDSQALVKEKDHKVRLRHK; from the exons ATGGTGTCCAAGGAGGACCACGAGTCCCAGCGCCTCTCACTGAAGGCCAAGATCAACGCATTCACCGCCCAATTCAACAACCTCACACGCAAACACAAGAAGACTTGCACCGAG GTGTTCCAGGTGCAGCGTGAGGCTCTGTTTAATAAGAGTGAGTGTCAGGTGGCCGAGGCTCAGCTGGCCACGGCGCAGCAACAGCTGGCTGACCTGCAGGCCCAGTCCAGCCACGTCCAGGAGCTCCACAAAGACATCCAGGACTCCCAGGCCCTGGTCAAGGAGAAGGACCACAAGGTAAGACTGAGACACAAATGA